In Providencia hangzhouensis, the DNA window TACAACTGTTTAAAATTTTAGGCGATCAAACCAGACTGGATATCGTGCTATTGCTAAAAGCATCTGGGGAATTGTGTGTTTGTGATATCTATACGGCCTTGAATTTATCGCAACCAAAGACGTCTCGGCACCTAGCAATGCTAAGAGAATCAGGTCTTTTGCTCGATTCAAAGCATGGTAAATGGGTTCATTATCGATTATCTCCGGCATTACTACCGTGGGTGAAAAGTATCATTGATGTCACCTATGCCACAGAGAAAAATAGAGTTGCAGGTTTGCTTAAGAGTCTAGAGACAAAAGAGT includes these proteins:
- a CDS encoding metalloregulator ArsR/SmtB family transcription factor, whose protein sequence is MEPLQLFKILGDQTRLDIVLLLKASGELCVCDIYTALNLSQPKTSRHLAMLRESGLLLDSKHGKWVHYRLSPALLPWVKSIIDVTYATEKNRVAGLLKSLETKESASSCSI